A genomic window from Salvia hispanica cultivar TCC Black 2014 chromosome 5, UniMelb_Shisp_WGS_1.0, whole genome shotgun sequence includes:
- the LOC125186624 gene encoding protein YeeZ isoform X2: MEICCASRQLSPINLRFDQTFTFRPATVRCDLFPDAKAFPEISTADQVFILGMGFVGKFFAADLKKKGWVVRGSCSSTGKKKQLEDLGYSAYAFDANHPQDEVLEVVKNHTHLVISIPPLKGVGDPILCHGGLLERALKGGRLRWLVYLSSTSVYGDSGGAWVDEDYPVKPESELARARLAAEEQWLCFGQNLGIAAHVFRLGGIYGPGRSAVDTILKQGPMSKGQKARLLKDYTSRVHVADVCQALHASILHPSPGKIYNIVDDDPAPREEVFEFARKLVEEKLPGRVYAERGDQVLVSEKPSKSTKRVSNARMKKELGVNLHYPSYRSGLGCIMENMAPMS; the protein is encoded by the exons ATGGAGATTTGCTGCGCTTCAAGGCAATTGTCGCCGATTAATCTCCGATTTGATCAAACCTTTACTTTCCGGCCGGCAACAGTAAGATGCGACCTCTTCCCTGATGCAAAAGCATTTCCGGAAATATCAACGGCCGATCAAGTGTTCATTCTTGGAATGGGTTTCGTCGGAAAATTCTTCGCTGCagatttgaagaaaaaaggaTG GGTAGTGAGAGGGAGCTGCAGCAGCACTGGGAAGAAGAAACAACTCGAAGATTTGGGATATTCAGCTTATGCATTCGATGCAAATCACCCACA GGATGAGGTCCTAGAGGTTGTGAAAAACCATACGCATCTCGTTATATCTATTCCGCCACTTAAGGGTGTTGGTGATCCG ATTCTTTGTCATGGAGGACTATTAGAGAGGGCCCTGAAGGGTGGTAGACTCAGGTGGCTTGTCTACTTGTCCTCAACTA GTGTATATGGAGACTCGGGTGGTGCATGGGTAGATGAAGA TTATCCAGTGAAACCAGAAAGTGAACTTGCCCGAGCAAGATTAGCTGCTGAGGAACAATGGCTATGTTTCGGTCAGAATCTTGGTATTGCAGCACATGTGTTTCGTCTCGGAGGTATATATGGCCCTGGTAGAAG TGCTGTTGATACTATACTTAAGCAAGGGCCGATGTCAAAGGGTCAGAAAGCAAGATTATTAAAGGACTACACATCTCGCGTGCATGTTGCTGACGTATGCCAAGCACTGCATGCCAGTATTTTGCATCCATCTCCCGG GAAGATATATAACATTGTGGATGATGATCCTGCCCCACGAGAGGAGGTATTTGAGTTTGCTCGAAAGTTGGTTGAAGAAAAACTTCCAGGTCGTGTTTATGCTGAGAGAGGAGACCAGGTACTTGTCTCAGAGAAACCTTCCAAGTCGACAAAGCGAGTCTCAAATGCTCGTATGAAGAAAGAACTGGGAGTTAACTTGC ATTATCCTAGTTACAGGTCTGGACTAGGATGCATCATGGAGAACATGGCGCCAATGTCGTGA
- the LOC125186624 gene encoding protein YeeZ isoform X5 — protein MEICCASRQLSPINLRFDQTFTFRPATVRCDLFPDAKAFPEISTADQVFILGMGFVGKFFAADLKKKGWVVRGSCSSTGKKKQLEDLGYSAYAFDANHPQDEVLEVVKNHTHLVISIPPLKGVGDPILCHGGLLERALKGGRLRWLVYLSSTSVYGDSGGAWVDEDYPVKPESELARARLAAEEQWLCFGQNLGIAAHVFRLGGIYGPGRSAVDTILKQGPMSKGQKARLLKDYTSRVHVADVCQALHASILHPSPGKIYNIVDDDPAPREEVFEFARKLVEEKLPGRVYAERGDQVWTRMHHGEHGANVVNM, from the exons ATGGAGATTTGCTGCGCTTCAAGGCAATTGTCGCCGATTAATCTCCGATTTGATCAAACCTTTACTTTCCGGCCGGCAACAGTAAGATGCGACCTCTTCCCTGATGCAAAAGCATTTCCGGAAATATCAACGGCCGATCAAGTGTTCATTCTTGGAATGGGTTTCGTCGGAAAATTCTTCGCTGCagatttgaagaaaaaaggaTG GGTAGTGAGAGGGAGCTGCAGCAGCACTGGGAAGAAGAAACAACTCGAAGATTTGGGATATTCAGCTTATGCATTCGATGCAAATCACCCACA GGATGAGGTCCTAGAGGTTGTGAAAAACCATACGCATCTCGTTATATCTATTCCGCCACTTAAGGGTGTTGGTGATCCG ATTCTTTGTCATGGAGGACTATTAGAGAGGGCCCTGAAGGGTGGTAGACTCAGGTGGCTTGTCTACTTGTCCTCAACTA GTGTATATGGAGACTCGGGTGGTGCATGGGTAGATGAAGA TTATCCAGTGAAACCAGAAAGTGAACTTGCCCGAGCAAGATTAGCTGCTGAGGAACAATGGCTATGTTTCGGTCAGAATCTTGGTATTGCAGCACATGTGTTTCGTCTCGGAGGTATATATGGCCCTGGTAGAAG TGCTGTTGATACTATACTTAAGCAAGGGCCGATGTCAAAGGGTCAGAAAGCAAGATTATTAAAGGACTACACATCTCGCGTGCATGTTGCTGACGTATGCCAAGCACTGCATGCCAGTATTTTGCATCCATCTCCCGG GAAGATATATAACATTGTGGATGATGATCCTGCCCCACGAGAGGAGGTATTTGAGTTTGCTCGAAAGTTGGTTGAAGAAAAACTTCCAGGTCGTGTTTATGCTGAGAGAGGAGACCAG GTCTGGACTAGGATGCATCATGGAGAACATGGCGCCAATGTCGTGAATATGTAG
- the LOC125186624 gene encoding protein YeeZ isoform X3, translated as MEICCASRQLSPINLRFDQTFTFRPATVRCDLFPDAKAFPEISTADQVFILGMGFVGKFFAADLKKKGCERELQQHWEEETTRRFGIFSLCIRCKSPTILCHGGLLERALKGGRLRWLVYLSSTSVYGDSGGAWVDEDYPVKPESELARARLAAEEQWLCFGQNLGIAAHVFRLGGIYGPGRSAVDTILKQGPMSKGQKARLLKDYTSRVHVADVCQALHASILHPSPGKIYNIVDDDPAPREEVFEFARKLVEEKLPGRVYAERGDQVLVSEKPSKSTKRVSNARMKKELGVNLHYPSYRSGLGCIMENMAPMS; from the exons ATGGAGATTTGCTGCGCTTCAAGGCAATTGTCGCCGATTAATCTCCGATTTGATCAAACCTTTACTTTCCGGCCGGCAACAGTAAGATGCGACCTCTTCCCTGATGCAAAAGCATTTCCGGAAATATCAACGGCCGATCAAGTGTTCATTCTTGGAATGGGTTTCGTCGGAAAATTCTTCGCTGCagatttgaagaaaaaaggaTG TGAGAGGGAGCTGCAGCAGCACTGGGAAGAAGAAACAACTCGAAGATTTGGGATATTCAGCTTATGCATTCGATGCAAATCACCCACA ATTCTTTGTCATGGAGGACTATTAGAGAGGGCCCTGAAGGGTGGTAGACTCAGGTGGCTTGTCTACTTGTCCTCAACTA GTGTATATGGAGACTCGGGTGGTGCATGGGTAGATGAAGA TTATCCAGTGAAACCAGAAAGTGAACTTGCCCGAGCAAGATTAGCTGCTGAGGAACAATGGCTATGTTTCGGTCAGAATCTTGGTATTGCAGCACATGTGTTTCGTCTCGGAGGTATATATGGCCCTGGTAGAAG TGCTGTTGATACTATACTTAAGCAAGGGCCGATGTCAAAGGGTCAGAAAGCAAGATTATTAAAGGACTACACATCTCGCGTGCATGTTGCTGACGTATGCCAAGCACTGCATGCCAGTATTTTGCATCCATCTCCCGG GAAGATATATAACATTGTGGATGATGATCCTGCCCCACGAGAGGAGGTATTTGAGTTTGCTCGAAAGTTGGTTGAAGAAAAACTTCCAGGTCGTGTTTATGCTGAGAGAGGAGACCAGGTACTTGTCTCAGAGAAACCTTCCAAGTCGACAAAGCGAGTCTCAAATGCTCGTATGAAGAAAGAACTGGGAGTTAACTTGCATTATCCTAGTTACAGGTCTGGACTAGGATGCATCATGGAGAACATGGCGCCAATGTCGTGA
- the LOC125189722 gene encoding UDP-glycosyltransferase 75C1-like yields MKASYTAARIVTLTNINVIAIGPLIATSNSFGGDLDNEDKNYLQWLDSKQEKSVVYIPFGSLVVLSNEQKVEILKGLVERKRPFLWVVRSLDSEEEEVKNMFEQEIRNCDGMILTWCSQTEVLSHKSIGCFVTHCGWNSTLEGLVSGVPLIGCPHYSDQTTNAKLVEDVWGNGVRARMNGEVVMKREELGKCLDVVMGEEERGKEIRKRAWLLRGMAMDAVKDGGSTYNNLRKVIDTS; encoded by the exons ATGAAAGCT TCATATACGGCGGCACGCATAGTTACATTAACCAACATAAATGTCATTGCAATCGGGCCGTTGATTGCTACAAGCAACTCATTTGGTGGTGACTTGGATAACGAGGACAAGAATTATCTTCAATGGTTGGACTCAAAGCAAGAAAAATCGGTTGTGTACATTCCATTTGGTAGTTTGGTGGTGTTGAGCAATGAGCAAAAGGTAGAGATTTTGAAAGGACTTGTGGAGAGAAAGAGGCCGTTTTTGTGGGTAGTTAGGTCACTAGATAGTGAGGAGGAGGAAGTGAAGAATATGTTTGAACAAGAAATTAGAAATTGTGATGGTATGATACTGACATGGTGTTCACAAACAGAAGTGTTGAGTCATAAGTCTATAGGGTGTTTTGTGACGCATTGTGGGTGGAATTCGACTCTTGAAGGTCTGGTCAGTGGGGTCCCGTTGATTGGGTGCCCACATTATTCTGACCAGACGACGAATGCTAAGCTTGTGGAAGATGTGTGGGGGAATGGGGTTAGAGCAAGAATGAATGGAGAAGTTGTCATGAAAAGAGAAGAATTAGGGAAATGTTTGGATGTTGTGATGGGTGAGGAAGAAAGAGGTAAAGAGATTAGAAAAAGGGCTTGGTTGTTGAGAGGCATGGCCATGGATGCTGTCAAAGATGGTGGGTCTACCTACAATAATTTGAGGAAGGTTATTGACACTTCTTGA
- the LOC125186624 gene encoding protein YeeZ isoform X4 — MEICCASRQLSPINLRFDQTFTFRPATVRCDLFPDAKAFPEISTADQVFILGMGFVGKFFAADLKKKGWVVRGSCSSTGKKKQLEDLGYSAYAFDANHPQDEVLEVVKNHTHLVISIPPLKGVGDPILCHGGLLERALKGGRLRWLVYLSSTSVYGDSGGAWVDEDYPVKPESELARARLAAEEQWLCFGQNLGIAAHVFRLGGIYGPGRSAVDTILKQGPMSKGQKARLLKDYTSRVHVADVCQALHASILHPSPGKIYNIVDDDPAPREEVFEFARKLVEEKLPGRVYAERGDQLQVWTRMHHGEHGANVVNM, encoded by the exons ATGGAGATTTGCTGCGCTTCAAGGCAATTGTCGCCGATTAATCTCCGATTTGATCAAACCTTTACTTTCCGGCCGGCAACAGTAAGATGCGACCTCTTCCCTGATGCAAAAGCATTTCCGGAAATATCAACGGCCGATCAAGTGTTCATTCTTGGAATGGGTTTCGTCGGAAAATTCTTCGCTGCagatttgaagaaaaaaggaTG GGTAGTGAGAGGGAGCTGCAGCAGCACTGGGAAGAAGAAACAACTCGAAGATTTGGGATATTCAGCTTATGCATTCGATGCAAATCACCCACA GGATGAGGTCCTAGAGGTTGTGAAAAACCATACGCATCTCGTTATATCTATTCCGCCACTTAAGGGTGTTGGTGATCCG ATTCTTTGTCATGGAGGACTATTAGAGAGGGCCCTGAAGGGTGGTAGACTCAGGTGGCTTGTCTACTTGTCCTCAACTA GTGTATATGGAGACTCGGGTGGTGCATGGGTAGATGAAGA TTATCCAGTGAAACCAGAAAGTGAACTTGCCCGAGCAAGATTAGCTGCTGAGGAACAATGGCTATGTTTCGGTCAGAATCTTGGTATTGCAGCACATGTGTTTCGTCTCGGAGGTATATATGGCCCTGGTAGAAG TGCTGTTGATACTATACTTAAGCAAGGGCCGATGTCAAAGGGTCAGAAAGCAAGATTATTAAAGGACTACACATCTCGCGTGCATGTTGCTGACGTATGCCAAGCACTGCATGCCAGTATTTTGCATCCATCTCCCGG GAAGATATATAACATTGTGGATGATGATCCTGCCCCACGAGAGGAGGTATTTGAGTTTGCTCGAAAGTTGGTTGAAGAAAAACTTCCAGGTCGTGTTTATGCTGAGAGAGGAGACCAG TTACAGGTCTGGACTAGGATGCATCATGGAGAACATGGCGCCAATGTCGTGAATATGTAG
- the LOC125189723 gene encoding protein FAR1-RELATED SEQUENCE 5-like encodes MEEVFVIPECSPQLKPVIAQKFQSLDFAFAFYDVYAHAVGFDTRKQGMRKAADGVTTWYSVVCNREGCKRSNEEDDVNARSGFTLKRRRLSKRCGCKACISFKYFSEAGIPGYIIHEFNEVHNHCMVESEHQQFMTLNRKLNDVHHKFILDCSKANIGLTLTFKVLKEILGGFELVGCNVGDIRNTSRDIKAFAHGCDVQMVLDDMAKKKELSDAFTYHYEVNAANKLVALFWCDGLMKRNYHMFGDIVAFDSTYNTNRHCMIFTPFMGKDSHGKPVTFAAGLVCNEKTGAFAWLFKHFVECMGVAPKMIVTDQDLGMRSAIQEDLLEPDKFEEEWNGVIEHYELEDVDWLNTLYEYRQMWIPAYFRDFPLGSMIRTTSISESENSFYKNFMKPRANLAELYLYSNNALDFQRNARTKLDYNDATSVPILATKLGFEKHAATIYTDSMFRKIQEEIVDGNVRCRVLGFSSTDMIDTYKLGDSRRNSNNEVSKIPEMYCNSRWMKTPLAKAVHGLFDVTVDTRSTVDDRQTVTNQGISLFYAGTPPTSAFEKRRMIEEFYGMPRPEVVEVHPPDVVKTKGHASSSASRLVSKREKAIKEAARPLRRCKACDELGHHDSRNCLMLNEMEKEKALSKGKRKA; translated from the exons atggaagaag TGTTCGTTATACCTGAATGTTCTCCACAATTGAAGCCTGTGATTGCTCAGAAGTTCCAATCCCTAGATTTTGCTTTTGCGTTTTATGATGTGTATGCCCATGCTGTTGGGTTTGATACGCGTAAACAAGGAATGAGGAAGGCGGCGGACGGTGTTACTACTTGGTATTCTGTGGTATGCAATAGGGAGGGCTGCAAGAGGTCGAACGAGGAAGACGATGTGAATGCACGCTCTGGTTTTACTCTTAAACGCAGGCGGCTTTCCAAGCGATGTGGTTGTAAAGCTTGTATATCCTTCAAGTACTTTTCCGAAGCAGGAATACCGGGATATATTATTCACGAGTTCAACGAGGTTCACAACCATTGTATGGTGGAGTCGGAGCATCAGCAGTTTATGACACTTAACCGGAAGTTGAATGACGTACACCACAAATTCATTCTTGACTGTTCCAAGGCTAATATAGGCCTCACACTTACCTTTAAGGTATTGAAGGAAATCCTCGGTGGGTTTGAACTTGTCGGTTGCAATGTTGGGGATATCAGGAACACATCTCGCGACATCAAAGCATTCGCACACGGTTGTGACGTGCAGATGGTGTTGGACGACATGGCGAAGAAGAAGGAGTTGTCGGATGCCTTCACATATCACTACGAAGTTAATGCTGCTAACAAGTTGGTTGCCCTCTTTTGGTGTGATGGTTTGATGAAGAGGAACTACCATATGTTTGGTGATATAGTGGCGTTTGACTCCACTTACAACACAAACAG GCATTGCATGATCTTCACACCTTTCATGGGGAAGGACAGTCATGGTAAACCCGTAACATTTGCTGCTGGATTGGTCTGCAACGAGAAAACAGGGGCCTTTGCCTGGTTGTTCAAACATTTTGTCGAATGCATGGGTGTAGCACCCAAAATGATTGTGACCGATCAAGACTTGGGCATGAGATCAGCTATTCAAGAG GACTTGCTTGAACCCGACAAATTTGAAGAGGAGTGGAATGGAGTGATTGAGCATTATGAGCTGGAAGACGTTGATTGGTTGAACACATTGTACGAGTATAGACAGATGTGGATACCGGCCTACTTCAGAGATTTCCCACTCGGTTCGATGATTAGGACTACGTCCATATCAGAATCTGAAAACAGTTtctacaaaaattttatgaagccCCGAGCGAACCTTGCCGAATTATACTTGTATTCCAACAATGCTCTGGACTTTCAGCGGAACGCTAGAACAAAGCTGGACTACAACGATGCTACTTCCGTGCCCATACTGGCCACTAAGTTGGGTTTCGAGAAACATGCTGCGACGATTTACACAGACAGTATGTTCAGGAAGATACAAGAAGAAATTGTTGATGGTAATGTCAGATGCCGTGTACTTGGTTTTTCATCAACAGATATGATTGACACCTACAAGCTTGGGGATAGCCGACGGAATTC GAACAATGAAGTGTCAAAAATTCCAGAGATGTACTGCAACAGCCGATGGATGAAGACTCCCTTAGCCAAGGCTGTACATGGACTTTTTGATGTCACCGTAGATACAAGGTCCACCGTTGACGATAGGCAGACTGTTACAAATCAAGGAATATCGTTGTTCTACG CTGGAACTCCTCCAACTTCGGCGTTTGAAAAGAGGCGCATGATTGAAGAATTTTACGGAATGCCAAGGCCTGAAGTTGTAGAGGTCCATCCTCCGGATGTTGTAAAGACGAAGGGTCATGCTAGCAGCTCCGCGAGCCGACTGGTttcaaagagagaaaaggctatAAAGGAGGCTGCTAGGCCTCTTAGACGTTGTAAGGCGTGCGATGAGTTGGGCCATCACGACTCTAGAAACTGTCTAATGCTTAatgagatggagaaggagaaagCGCTTAGTAAAGGCAAGAGGAAAGCTTGA
- the LOC125186624 gene encoding protein YeeZ isoform X1: protein MEICCASRQLSPINLRFDQTFTFRPATVRCDLFPDAKAFPEISTADQVFILGMGFVGKFFAADLKKKGWVVRGSCSSTGKKKQLEDLGYSAYAFDANHPQDEVLEVVKNHTHLVISIPPLKGVGDPILCHGGLLERALKGGRLRWLVYLSSTSVYGDSGGAWVDEDYPVKPESELARARLAAEEQWLCFGQNLGIAAHVFRLGGIYGPGRSAVDTILKQGPMSKGQKARLLKDYTSRVHVADVCQALHASILHPSPGKIYNIVDDDPAPREEVFEFARKLVEEKLPGRVYAERGDQVLVSEKPSKSTKRVSNARMKKELGVNLHYPSYRSGLGCIMENMAPMS, encoded by the exons ATGGAGATTTGCTGCGCTTCAAGGCAATTGTCGCCGATTAATCTCCGATTTGATCAAACCTTTACTTTCCGGCCGGCAACAGTAAGATGCGACCTCTTCCCTGATGCAAAAGCATTTCCGGAAATATCAACGGCCGATCAAGTGTTCATTCTTGGAATGGGTTTCGTCGGAAAATTCTTCGCTGCagatttgaagaaaaaaggaTG GGTAGTGAGAGGGAGCTGCAGCAGCACTGGGAAGAAGAAACAACTCGAAGATTTGGGATATTCAGCTTATGCATTCGATGCAAATCACCCACA GGATGAGGTCCTAGAGGTTGTGAAAAACCATACGCATCTCGTTATATCTATTCCGCCACTTAAGGGTGTTGGTGATCCG ATTCTTTGTCATGGAGGACTATTAGAGAGGGCCCTGAAGGGTGGTAGACTCAGGTGGCTTGTCTACTTGTCCTCAACTA GTGTATATGGAGACTCGGGTGGTGCATGGGTAGATGAAGA TTATCCAGTGAAACCAGAAAGTGAACTTGCCCGAGCAAGATTAGCTGCTGAGGAACAATGGCTATGTTTCGGTCAGAATCTTGGTATTGCAGCACATGTGTTTCGTCTCGGAGGTATATATGGCCCTGGTAGAAG TGCTGTTGATACTATACTTAAGCAAGGGCCGATGTCAAAGGGTCAGAAAGCAAGATTATTAAAGGACTACACATCTCGCGTGCATGTTGCTGACGTATGCCAAGCACTGCATGCCAGTATTTTGCATCCATCTCCCGG GAAGATATATAACATTGTGGATGATGATCCTGCCCCACGAGAGGAGGTATTTGAGTTTGCTCGAAAGTTGGTTGAAGAAAAACTTCCAGGTCGTGTTTATGCTGAGAGAGGAGACCAGGTACTTGTCTCAGAGAAACCTTCCAAGTCGACAAAGCGAGTCTCAAATGCTCGTATGAAGAAAGAACTGGGAGTTAACTTGCATTATCCTAGTTACAGGTCTGGACTAGGATGCATCATGGAGAACATGGCGCCAATGTCGTGA